One Syntrophales bacterium genomic region harbors:
- the thiD gene encoding bifunctional hydroxymethylpyrimidine kinase/phosphomethylpyrimidine kinase, with the protein MKPKRILTIAGSDSGGGAGIQADLKTIASLGGFGMSVITALTAQNTLGIQDIHEVSPEFVKRQFDSVASDIGIDAAKTGMLVNSGIIEVVADGIREYSVEKLVVDPAMAAKGGTPLIKGEVRDDLIRELIPLALVVTPNISEAEVLSGIKIASLDGMREAARVIYDLGAENVLVKGGHLMDADVTHARDILYDGKNFYEFSSERIDTKDTHGTGCTYSAAIATGLAMGKSVFEAVEEAKKYITETIRFSYRIGGGQGPTNHLAPLLREVERYRCLDELKAALQRLKGEKCGHVIPEVQSNLGYALPGARGIEEVAAVPGRIIRIGDEVATLCEPAFGASSHIAKIILTVLRYNSEYRAAMNIRFSEDIVKICQALGYDIAHFSRAGEPPEMKERDGSSLEWGTETVLAKREKVPDIIFDRGDVGKEPMIRVLGKDPHDVVDKVLNLVRKLKVVSHRS; encoded by the coding sequence ATGAAACCAAAAAGGATATTAACCATTGCCGGTTCAGATTCCGGTGGCGGAGCAGGGATTCAGGCAGATTTGAAGACGATTGCCTCCCTTGGGGGGTTCGGGATGAGTGTCATCACCGCCTTGACAGCCCAGAATACTCTCGGTATCCAGGACATCCATGAGGTCTCCCCGGAATTTGTCAAGAGGCAATTTGATTCTGTGGCGTCGGACATAGGCATAGATGCAGCCAAGACCGGTATGCTTGTCAACTCCGGGATAATAGAGGTAGTGGCAGACGGCATTAGGGAATACAGCGTTGAAAAGCTTGTTGTTGATCCGGCAATGGCAGCCAAAGGGGGAACGCCGCTGATCAAGGGTGAGGTCAGGGATGACCTGATCAGGGAACTGATCCCTCTGGCCCTTGTGGTGACACCGAATATTTCCGAAGCCGAGGTCCTCTCCGGGATAAAGATTGCCTCCCTCGACGGGATGAGAGAAGCGGCGCGGGTCATTTATGATCTGGGGGCAGAGAATGTACTGGTCAAAGGGGGGCATCTGATGGATGCCGATGTCACGCACGCCAGGGACATCCTCTATGACGGGAAGAATTTTTACGAGTTTTCCTCTGAGAGGATTGATACTAAAGACACGCATGGTACCGGGTGCACCTATTCCGCCGCTATTGCCACCGGTCTTGCCATGGGGAAGAGTGTTTTTGAGGCCGTGGAAGAGGCAAAAAAGTATATCACAGAGACCATCAGGTTTTCCTATCGTATCGGTGGGGGGCAGGGACCAACGAACCATCTCGCCCCTCTTTTACGGGAGGTGGAACGTTATCGCTGTCTTGATGAGCTGAAGGCCGCCCTGCAAAGATTGAAGGGGGAAAAATGCGGTCATGTCATCCCGGAGGTACAGTCAAACCTCGGCTATGCCCTTCCCGGCGCCAGGGGGATCGAGGAAGTGGCGGCTGTTCCGGGCAGGATTATCCGGATCGGAGATGAGGTGGCAACCCTCTGTGAGCCGGCTTTCGGCGCCTCTTCACATATCGCAAAGATCATCCTCACCGTTTTGAGGTACAACAGTGAATATCGTGCGGCGATGAATATCCGGTTTTCGGAAGATATTGTAAAGATATGCCAGGCCTTGGGGTATGACATCGCCCATTTCAGTCGGGCAGGCGAACCGCCTGAGATGAAAGAGAGAGATGGTTCCTCCCTCGAATGGGGAACGGAGACTGTCCTGGCAAAGAGGGAAAAGGTTCCCGATATCATCTTTGACAGGGGCGATGTGGGGAAAGAGCCGATGATCCGGGTCCTCGGGAAGGACCCTCATGATGTTGTGGATAAGGTTTTAAATCTGGTAAGGAAATTGAAAGTCGTAAGTCATAGGTCGTAA
- a CDS encoding sulfide-dependent adenosine diphosphate thiazole synthase, with product MELNEITITKAIIERFSEKLLACTEVDTAIVGGGPAGLVAGYFLAKAGKKVAIFEKKLSIGGGMWGGGMMFNEIIVQPEARELLDLFDVRTREYEHGYYSADAIEAVSTICSYATKAGARVFNCITVEDVMIREGRVIGLVINWTPVEVTGLHVDPLAIAAKSTVDATGHATEVLRVIERKTDIKFNTPSGALMGERSMWADRAEQLTLENTREICPGVYVAGMSANAAFGGPRMGPIFGGMLLSGKKVAELIIASG from the coding sequence ATGGAATTGAATGAAATTACCATCACGAAAGCGATTATAGAGCGGTTCTCGGAGAAGCTGCTCGCCTGCACGGAAGTGGATACAGCTATCGTGGGAGGTGGTCCCGCCGGTCTCGTGGCCGGCTATTTCCTGGCGAAAGCCGGAAAAAAGGTGGCGATATTTGAGAAAAAACTGAGCATCGGCGGCGGCATGTGGGGCGGCGGTATGATGTTCAACGAGATCATCGTGCAACCGGAGGCCAGGGAACTCCTCGATCTGTTTGACGTACGCACAAGGGAGTATGAACATGGTTACTACAGCGCCGATGCCATCGAGGCGGTCAGTACGATTTGTTCCTATGCAACAAAGGCGGGGGCCAGGGTCTTTAATTGTATCACCGTGGAGGATGTGATGATCCGTGAAGGACGGGTGATCGGTCTTGTGATTAACTGGACACCGGTCGAGGTGACGGGTCTCCATGTTGACCCACTGGCGATTGCCGCAAAATCTACCGTTGATGCCACAGGTCATGCCACGGAAGTCCTCCGCGTGATTGAACGAAAGACAGATATAAAATTTAACACGCCAAGCGGGGCCTTGATGGGTGAGCGTTCCATGTGGGCGGACAGGGCAGAACAGTTGACTCTGGAAAATACAAGAGAGATCTGCCCCGGCGTATATGTAGCCGGGATGTCGGCCAATGCGGCCTTCGGCGGCCCCAGGATGGGTCCCATCTTCGGTGGCATGCTCCTTTCAGGGAAGAAGGTTGCCGAACTGATTATTGCCAGTGGCTAA